One stretch of Lysobacter sp. TY2-98 DNA includes these proteins:
- a CDS encoding 3-deoxy-7-phosphoheptulonate synthase class II, translating into MATNDPNLQAVTLPREWSAQSWRTRAATQMPQYADAGELEAALAELRRLPPLVTSWEILSLKQQLAEAQDGKRFLLQGGDCAESFDECSSEVISNRLKVLLQMSLVLVHGMRKPVVRVGRFAGQYAKPRSADMETIEGVSLPSYRGDIVNGPAFTADARRPDPRRMIKAHARSAMTMNFVRALIDGGFADLHHPEYWDLGWVGHSPLADEYRRMVAAIGDAVRFMETLSGEEVHNLNRVDFYTSHEALLLPYEEAITRQVPRNWGWFDLSTHFPWIGMRTAQIDGAHVEFLRGIRNPIAVKVGPSVTPDMLLKLVDVLNPEDEPGRLTFIHRMGASQIATKLPPLLEAMRRDGRRVLWVCDPMHGNTESTANGYKTRRFANIAGEVEQAFDLHAAAGTRLGGVHLELTGEDVTECLGGARELTETDLERAYRSCVDPRLNYEQALEVAMLIVRKQTQITAPV; encoded by the coding sequence ATGGCAACGAATGATCCCAACCTGCAGGCTGTAACGCTTCCACGTGAGTGGAGCGCGCAGTCGTGGCGCACGCGCGCCGCGACGCAGATGCCGCAGTACGCCGACGCCGGCGAGCTCGAAGCCGCACTCGCCGAGCTGCGTCGCCTGCCGCCGTTGGTGACGTCGTGGGAGATCCTCAGTCTCAAGCAGCAGCTTGCCGAGGCGCAGGACGGCAAGCGCTTCCTGCTGCAGGGCGGTGATTGCGCAGAGAGCTTCGACGAGTGTTCGTCGGAGGTGATTTCCAATCGCCTGAAAGTGCTGCTGCAGATGTCGCTGGTGCTCGTGCACGGCATGCGAAAGCCCGTGGTGCGCGTAGGTCGTTTCGCGGGCCAGTACGCCAAGCCGCGCTCCGCCGACATGGAGACGATCGAGGGCGTGAGCCTGCCGAGTTATCGCGGCGACATCGTCAACGGCCCTGCATTCACTGCGGATGCGCGACGTCCGGATCCGCGTCGCATGATCAAGGCGCATGCGCGTTCGGCGATGACGATGAACTTCGTCCGTGCGCTGATCGACGGCGGTTTCGCCGACCTGCATCACCCGGAATACTGGGATCTCGGCTGGGTCGGTCACTCGCCGCTCGCCGACGAATACCGCCGCATGGTCGCCGCGATCGGCGATGCCGTGCGCTTCATGGAGACGCTGTCGGGCGAGGAGGTGCACAACCTCAATCGTGTCGACTTCTATACGTCGCACGAAGCGCTGCTGCTGCCCTACGAGGAAGCGATCACGCGCCAGGTGCCGCGCAATTGGGGCTGGTTCGATCTCAGCACGCACTTCCCGTGGATCGGCATGCGCACCGCGCAGATCGATGGCGCGCACGTCGAATTCCTGCGCGGCATTCGCAATCCGATCGCGGTGAAGGTCGGGCCGTCGGTGACGCCCGACATGCTGCTCAAGCTCGTCGACGTGCTGAATCCGGAAGACGAGCCGGGACGCCTCACCTTCATCCATCGCATGGGCGCGTCCCAGATCGCGACGAAGCTGCCGCCCCTGCTGGAGGCGATGCGTCGCGACGGTCGCCGCGTGCTGTGGGTCTGCGATCCCATGCACGGCAACACCGAGTCGACCGCGAACGGTTACAAGACGCGTCGCTTCGCGAACATCGCGGGCGAAGTCGAGCAGGCGTTCGACCTGCATGCCGCGGCGGGCACGCGCCTCGGTGGCGTGCATCTCGAACTCACTGGCGAGGACGTGACGGAGTGCCTCGGCGGCGCACGCGAGTTGACCGAGACCGACCTTGAACGCGCGTACCGCAGCTGCGTCGATCCACGTCTCAACTATGAGCAGGCGCTGGAAGTCGCGATGCTGATCGTGCGCAAGCAGACGCAGATCACGGCGCCGGTGTAA
- a CDS encoding disulfide bond formation protein B, producing MTLNPFRASFRTQFLLGFAACVALMAYALYAEHVLGLEPCPLCIFQRIAVMSLGVVFLIGGLVGPKRPGGRRAWGVLALIPALAGIGVAGRHVWIQHLPPDQIPSCGPPFAFLRETLPFIKLIRKVLTGDGQCAKIEWTFLGQSMPVWTLVCLVVLALWIAFAAFRRR from the coding sequence ATGACTCTCAATCCGTTCCGCGCGTCATTCCGCACCCAGTTCCTGCTGGGCTTCGCCGCCTGCGTCGCGCTCATGGCGTATGCGCTCTATGCCGAGCACGTGCTCGGGCTCGAGCCGTGCCCGCTGTGTATCTTCCAGCGCATCGCGGTGATGTCGCTCGGCGTCGTCTTCCTGATCGGTGGGCTGGTGGGACCCAAGCGGCCGGGCGGACGTCGCGCCTGGGGCGTGCTCGCGCTGATTCCGGCGCTGGCGGGCATCGGTGTCGCCGGACGCCACGTGTGGATCCAGCATCTGCCGCCGGATCAGATCCCGTCCTGCGGCCCGCCGTTCGCGTTCCTGCGCGAGACGCTGCCGTTCATCAAGCTCATCCGCAAAGTACTGACCGGCGACGGCCAGTGCGCGAAGATCGAGTGGACGTTCCTCGGCCAGTCGATGCCGGTCTGGACGCTGGTCTGTTTGGTGGTGCTCGCGCTGTGGATCGCATTCGCAGCGTTTCGTCGTAGGTGA
- the rpsN gene encoding 30S ribosomal protein S14, whose protein sequence is MAKTSMVNREIKRAKLAKRYGAKRIELKKIIASTTASYDDKMDAVVKLQKLPRDSSPSRQRNRCELSGRPRGVYRKFGLGRNMLRKATMNGDVPGLRKASW, encoded by the coding sequence ATGGCCAAGACCTCCATGGTCAACCGCGAGATCAAGCGCGCGAAGCTCGCCAAGCGCTACGGCGCGAAGCGCATCGAGCTCAAGAAGATCATCGCCAGCACCACCGCTTCGTATGACGACAAGATGGACGCCGTCGTCAAGCTGCAGAAGCTTCCGCGTGACTCCTCGCCGAGCCGTCAGCGCAACCGCTGCGAGCTGTCGGGCCGTCCGCGCGGCGTCTATCGCAAGTTCGGCCTCGGCCGCAACATGCTTCGCAAGGCGACCATGAACGGCGACGTGCCTGGTCTGCGCAAGGCAAGCTGGTAA
- the secY gene encoding preprotein translocase subunit SecY produces MARSSNSMAGLGGGLGKFTELRQRLLFVVAALIVYRIGCYVPVPGVNPQAMVDFMSTRQGTIVDMFNMFSGGALHRLSLFALNVAPYISASIVVQLLTQIVPSLKAIQKEGESGRRKINQWSRLGTIPLAVFQAWGIATWLQTATAPGGTPVVYAGGPGFVITAVVALTAGTLFLMWLGEQITERGIGNGISLLIFAGIVSRIPAEVINMLGQIRDGDMSAPSALVTVALVLGFTYFVVFVERGQRRITVNYARRQGGRNAYQNQSSFLPLKLNMSGVIPAIFASSIVMFPATAATWFSQNNSQSWLLKVSQMLSPGEPLHMILYAALIIGFSFFYTALVFNSQETAENLKKSGALIPGIRPGRSTADYIDGVLTRLTAAGALYLVLVCLLPEIMRTQLGTSFYFGGTSLLIVVVVVMDFIAQIQAHLMSHQYESLLKKANLRGGNRGR; encoded by the coding sequence ATGGCGCGTAGCAGCAATTCGATGGCCGGCCTCGGTGGCGGTCTCGGCAAGTTCACCGAGCTCCGCCAGCGACTGCTGTTCGTCGTCGCGGCGCTGATCGTCTACCGAATTGGCTGCTACGTCCCGGTCCCGGGCGTGAATCCCCAGGCGATGGTCGACTTCATGTCGACCCGTCAGGGGACGATCGTCGACATGTTCAACATGTTCTCGGGCGGTGCGCTGCACCGCCTCAGCCTGTTTGCCCTCAACGTCGCGCCGTATATCTCGGCGTCGATCGTCGTCCAGCTGCTGACGCAGATCGTGCCGAGCCTGAAGGCCATCCAGAAGGAAGGCGAGTCGGGTCGTCGCAAGATCAATCAGTGGTCGCGCCTCGGCACGATTCCGCTGGCCGTCTTCCAGGCTTGGGGCATTGCCACGTGGCTGCAGACCGCGACGGCTCCGGGCGGCACGCCGGTCGTCTATGCCGGCGGTCCCGGCTTCGTGATTACGGCCGTGGTCGCACTGACCGCCGGCACGCTGTTCCTGATGTGGCTCGGTGAGCAGATCACCGAGCGGGGCATCGGCAACGGTATTTCGCTGCTGATCTTCGCCGGCATCGTGTCGCGCATCCCGGCCGAAGTGATCAACATGCTCGGCCAGATCCGCGACGGCGACATGAGCGCGCCCTCCGCGCTGGTCACTGTCGCGCTGGTGCTCGGTTTCACGTACTTCGTGGTGTTCGTCGAGCGCGGCCAGCGCCGCATCACGGTGAACTACGCGCGCCGCCAGGGCGGTCGCAACGCGTACCAGAACCAGTCGTCGTTCCTGCCGCTCAAGCTCAACATGTCGGGCGTCATCCCGGCGATCTTCGCGTCGAGCATCGTGATGTTCCCGGCGACCGCGGCGACGTGGTTCAGCCAGAACAATTCGCAGTCGTGGCTGCTCAAAGTCAGCCAGATGCTGTCGCCGGGCGAGCCGTTGCACATGATCCTGTATGCGGCGCTGATCATCGGCTTCTCGTTCTTCTACACCGCGCTCGTCTTCAACTCGCAGGAAACCGCCGAGAACCTGAAGAAGTCCGGCGCGTTGATTCCGGGCATTCGCCCGGGTCGCTCGACCGCCGACTACATCGATGGCGTGCTGACCCGCCTCACGGCCGCCGGTGCGCTGTATCTGGTGCTGGTCTGCCTGTTGCCGGAAATCATGCGCACGCAGCTCGGTACCTCGTTCTACTTTGGCGGTACGTCGCTGCTCATCGTGGTCGTGGTGGTGATGGACTTCATCGCGCAGATCCAGGCGCACCTGATGTCGCACCAGTACGAAAGCCTGCTCAAGAAGGCCAACCTGCGCGGCGGCAATCGCGGCCGCTGA
- the rpsK gene encoding 30S ribosomal protein S11 yields MAKPAAKAPKKKIKRVVTDGIAHVHASFNNTIITITDRQGNALSWATSGGAGFRGSRKSTPFAAQVAAEKAGRAAMDYGVKALEVRIKGPGPGRESAVRSLNNVGYKILNIIDVTPIPHNGCRPPKKRRV; encoded by the coding sequence ATGGCCAAGCCTGCCGCGAAAGCTCCGAAGAAGAAGATCAAGCGCGTCGTCACCGACGGCATCGCGCACGTCCACGCTTCGTTCAACAACACCATCATCACGATCACCGACCGCCAGGGCAACGCGCTCTCGTGGGCGACGTCGGGCGGCGCGGGTTTCCGCGGTTCGCGCAAGTCGACCCCGTTCGCCGCGCAGGTCGCCGCCGAAAAGGCCGGTCGCGCCGCGATGGATTACGGCGTCAAGGCGCTGGAAGTCCGCATCAAGGGCCCGGGTCCGGGTCGTGAGTCGGCCGTACGTTCGCTCAACAACGTCGGCTACAAGATCCTCAACATCATCGACGTGACGCCCATCCCGCACAACGGATGCCGTCCGCCGAAGAAGCGCCGCGTCTGA
- the rplE gene encoding 50S ribosomal protein L5, with the protein MTTRLEKFYKDEVVPQLIQKFGYKNPMEVPRLSKITINMGVGEAATNKKILENAVADMTKIAGQKPIVTKSRVSVASFKIRDGWPIGAKVTLRRAKMFEFLDRLVNISLPRVRDFRGVSGKSFDGRGNYNMGVKEQIIFPEIDFDQVDALRGMDIAITTTAKTDAEAKALLEAFRFPFRN; encoded by the coding sequence ATGACCACCCGTCTCGAAAAGTTCTACAAGGACGAAGTCGTCCCGCAGCTCATCCAGAAGTTCGGCTACAAGAACCCGATGGAAGTGCCGCGCCTGAGCAAGATCACGATCAACATGGGCGTGGGCGAAGCCGCCACGAACAAGAAGATCCTCGAAAACGCCGTCGCTGACATGACCAAGATCGCTGGTCAGAAGCCGATCGTGACGAAGAGCCGCGTGTCGGTCGCTTCGTTCAAGATCCGCGACGGCTGGCCGATCGGCGCCAAGGTCACGCTGCGTCGGGCCAAGATGTTCGAGTTCCTCGACCGTCTCGTGAACATCTCGCTGCCGCGCGTCCGCGACTTCCGCGGCGTGTCGGGCAAGTCGTTCGACGGCCGCGGCAACTACAACATGGGCGTCAAGGAACAGATCATCTTCCCGGAGATCGATTTCGACCAGGTCGACGCGCTGCGTGGCATGGACATCGCGATCACCACCACCGCGAAGACCGACGCCGAAGCCAAGGCGCTGCTCGAAGCGTTCCGCTTCCCGTTCCGCAACTGA
- the rplF gene encoding 50S ribosomal protein L6, with translation MSRVAKKPIALPKGVELNVQAESISAKGPKGTLSVAKPAAIQVKVEDGTAVFTTEDAALIPLTGTLRAILANMVKGVSEGFERKLELVGVGYRASMQGKDLNLSLGFSHPVLFPAPEGITIATPSQTEIVVTGADKQRVGEVAAKIRGFRPPEPYKGKGVKYAGEVIIRKEAKKA, from the coding sequence ATGTCCCGAGTTGCCAAGAAGCCGATCGCCCTGCCGAAGGGTGTCGAGCTCAATGTCCAGGCCGAATCGATCAGCGCCAAGGGTCCGAAGGGCACGCTGAGCGTCGCCAAGCCGGCCGCGATCCAGGTCAAGGTCGAAGACGGCACCGCCGTGTTCACCACCGAAGACGCCGCGCTGATTCCGCTCACCGGCACGCTGCGCGCCATCCTCGCCAACATGGTGAAGGGCGTTTCGGAAGGTTTCGAGCGCAAGCTCGAGCTGGTCGGCGTCGGTTACCGCGCGTCGATGCAGGGCAAGGACCTGAACCTGTCGCTGGGTTTCTCGCACCCGGTCCTGTTCCCGGCGCCGGAAGGCATCACCATCGCCACGCCGTCGCAGACGGAAATCGTGGTGACGGGCGCTGACAAGCAGCGCGTCGGCGAAGTCGCCGCCAAGATCCGTGGCTTCCGTCCGCCGGAGCCCTACAAGGGCAAGGGCGTGAAGTACGCGGGCGAAGTGATCATTCGTAAGGAAGCCAAGAAGGCCTAA
- the rpmD gene encoding 50S ribosomal protein L30, which produces MAKNQSVEGGTVKVRLVKGLRGTQSIHRLSVRALGLNKLNDVRELKDSPQVRGLINKVHYLVRVEE; this is translated from the coding sequence ATGGCTAAGAACCAGTCTGTCGAGGGCGGCACCGTGAAGGTCCGTCTGGTCAAGGGTCTTCGCGGCACGCAGTCGATTCATCGTCTGTCGGTGCGCGCGCTGGGTCTCAACAAGCTCAACGATGTGCGTGAACTGAAGGACAGCCCGCAGGTGCGCGGTCTGATCAATAAGGTTCACTACCTCGTTCGCGTCGAGGAGTAA
- the rplN gene encoding 50S ribosomal protein L14: MIQMQSYLDVADNSGAKEVMCIKVLGGSKRRYAGIGDIIKVSVKDAIPRGKVKKGDVYDAVVVRTRKGVRRPDGSLIRFDGNAAVLLNNKQEPIGTRIFGPVTRELRTEKFMKIVSLAPEVL; encoded by the coding sequence ATGATCCAGATGCAGAGCTACCTCGACGTGGCCGACAACTCCGGCGCGAAGGAAGTGATGTGCATCAAGGTGCTGGGCGGCTCGAAGCGCCGTTACGCCGGCATCGGTGACATCATCAAGGTGTCCGTCAAGGACGCCATTCCGCGCGGCAAGGTGAAGAAGGGTGACGTGTACGACGCCGTCGTCGTGCGCACCCGCAAGGGCGTCCGTCGTCCCGACGGTTCGCTGATTCGTTTCGACGGCAATGCCGCCGTGCTGCTCAACAACAAGCAGGAGCCGATCGGCACCCGCATCTTCGGACCGGTCACGCGCGAGCTGCGTACCGAAAAGTTCATGAAGATCGTGTCGCTCGCCCCTGAAGTGCTCTGA
- the rplQ gene encoding 50S ribosomal protein L17, with protein MRHQKAGRKFSRTSAHRDAMFTNMAASLIKTGLIRTTLPKAKELRRVAEPLITLGKTDGVANRRLAFSRLRDKEAVGKLFIELGPRYRERPGGYLRILKCGFRAGDNAPMAYVELVDRPDAAQ; from the coding sequence ATGCGCCACCAGAAAGCCGGCCGCAAGTTCAGCCGCACCAGCGCGCACCGCGATGCCATGTTCACCAACATGGCCGCGTCGCTGATCAAGACGGGCCTGATCCGTACCACGCTCCCGAAGGCCAAGGAGCTCCGCCGCGTCGCTGAGCCGCTCATCACGCTCGGCAAGACCGACGGCGTCGCCAATCGCCGCCTTGCGTTCTCGCGCCTGCGCGACAAGGAAGCGGTGGGCAAGCTGTTCATCGAGCTCGGCCCGCGTTACCGCGAGCGTCCGGGCGGCTACCTGCGCATCCTGAAGTGCGGCTTCCGCGCCGGCGACAACGCCCCGATGGCGTACGTCGAGCTCGTCGACCGTCCGGACGCTGCGCAGTAA
- the rpsM gene encoding 30S ribosomal protein S13: MARIAGVNLPAQKHVWVGLQSIYGIGRTRSKQVCESAGVKPTTKIRDLSEPEVERLRGEIGKFVVEGDLRREIGMAIKRLMDLGCYRGLRHRRGLPLRGQRTRTNARTRKGPRKAIKK, from the coding sequence ATGGCGCGTATTGCAGGTGTAAACCTGCCTGCCCAGAAGCACGTCTGGGTGGGGCTGCAGAGCATCTACGGCATCGGCCGTACCCGTTCCAAGCAGGTCTGCGAGTCGGCCGGCGTCAAGCCGACGACCAAGATCCGCGACCTGTCGGAGCCGGAAGTCGAGCGCCTTCGTGGCGAGATCGGCAAGTTCGTGGTCGAGGGTGACCTCCGCCGCGAGATCGGTATGGCGATCAAGCGCTTGATGGACCTCGGTTGCTACCGCGGCCTCCGTCACCGCCGCGGCCTGCCGCTGCGCGGCCAGCGCACCCGGACCAATGCACGCACCCGCAAGGGTCCGCGCAAGGCCATCAAGAAGTAA
- the rpsH gene encoding 30S ribosomal protein S8, whose protein sequence is MSMTDPIADMLVRIKNAAAVRKQSVTLPSSKVKVAIAKVLKDEGYILDYRTAEAGAGKTELEIALKYYEGRPVIERLERFSRSSRRQYRGKSELPKVLNGLGVAIISTSKGIMTDSQARQQGVGGEVLCFVA, encoded by the coding sequence ATGAGCATGACTGATCCCATCGCCGACATGCTGGTCCGCATCAAGAATGCGGCTGCCGTGCGCAAGCAGTCGGTCACCCTGCCGTCCTCGAAGGTCAAGGTCGCAATCGCCAAGGTGCTGAAGGACGAGGGCTACATCCTCGACTACCGTACCGCTGAAGCGGGCGCCGGCAAGACCGAGCTCGAGATCGCGCTGAAGTATTACGAAGGCCGTCCGGTGATCGAGCGTCTGGAGCGCTTCTCGCGTTCGAGCCGCCGCCAGTACCGCGGCAAGTCGGAGCTGCCGAAGGTGCTCAACGGCCTCGGCGTCGCCATCATCTCCACCTCGAAGGGCATCATGACCGACTCGCAGGCGCGCCAGCAGGGCGTCGGCGGCGAAGTCCTGTGCTTCGTGGCCTAA
- the rpsE gene encoding 30S ribosomal protein S5, translating to MAEERQSRGRDRDRNREEIDDGMIEKLIAVNRVSKTVKGGRQFTFTALTVVGDGNGKVGFGYGKAREVPVAIQKSMEHARKSMTNVDLNNGTLWHTVKAGHGAARVFMQPASEGTGVIAGGAMRAVLEAAGVKNVLAKAVGSRNPINLVRATMRGLTDIRSPSQIAAKRGKKVEDLVHG from the coding sequence ATGGCAGAAGAGCGTCAGAGCCGCGGCCGCGATCGTGATCGCAACCGCGAAGAAATCGACGACGGCATGATCGAGAAGCTGATCGCGGTCAATCGCGTCAGCAAGACCGTCAAGGGTGGTCGCCAGTTCACCTTCACCGCACTGACGGTGGTCGGCGACGGCAATGGCAAGGTCGGCTTCGGTTACGGCAAGGCGCGCGAAGTGCCGGTCGCGATCCAGAAGTCGATGGAGCACGCGCGCAAGTCGATGACCAATGTCGATCTGAACAACGGCACGTTGTGGCACACGGTCAAGGCCGGCCACGGCGCGGCTCGCGTGTTCATGCAGCCCGCGTCCGAAGGTACCGGCGTGATCGCCGGCGGCGCGATGCGTGCCGTGCTCGAAGCGGCGGGCGTCAAGAACGTCCTCGCCAAGGCCGTCGGTTCGCGCAATCCGATCAACCTCGTGCGCGCCACGATGCGCGGCCTGACCGACATCCGGTCGCCGTCGCAGATCGCGGCCAAGCGCGGCAAGAAGGTGGAGGACCTGGTCCATGGCTAA
- the rplR gene encoding 50S ribosomal protein L18, protein MLKKIARLRRAKSTRSHIRVLGVPRLSVLRTGQHLYAQIFSADGSKVLASASTLQSDIKDGLKNGKNADAAAKVGRAIAEKAKAAGIEKIAFDRSGYRYHGRIKALADAAREGGLQF, encoded by the coding sequence ATGCTTAAGAAAATCGCCCGCCTTCGCCGCGCCAAGTCGACTCGCTCGCACATCCGTGTGCTCGGCGTGCCGCGCCTGTCGGTGCTGCGCACCGGTCAGCACCTGTACGCCCAGATCTTCTCGGCCGACGGGTCGAAGGTCCTCGCTTCGGCGTCGACCCTCCAGTCGGACATCAAGGACGGCTTGAAGAACGGCAAGAACGCCGACGCCGCCGCCAAGGTCGGCCGCGCGATCGCCGAGAAGGCCAAGGCCGCAGGCATTGAGAAGATCGCGTTCGATCGGTCGGGTTACCGCTACCACGGCCGCATCAAGGCGCTCGCCGATGCTGCCCGCGAAGGTGGCCTGCAGTTCTAA
- the rplX gene encoding 50S ribosomal protein L24: protein MNRIRKGDQVVVITGKDKGKQGEVVRVLGDKVVVSNVNVVKRHTKPNPQAGQPGGVIEREAPIHASNVMVFNPATGKGERVAFKVLEDGRKLRVFRSSGEAVDA, encoded by the coding sequence ATGAACCGTATCCGCAAGGGCGACCAGGTCGTCGTCATTACCGGCAAGGACAAGGGCAAGCAGGGCGAAGTCGTCCGCGTGCTCGGCGACAAGGTCGTCGTGTCCAACGTCAACGTGGTCAAGCGCCACACCAAGCCGAACCCGCAGGCGGGTCAGCCGGGTGGCGTGATCGAGCGCGAAGCGCCGATCCACGCGTCCAACGTGATGGTCTTCAACCCGGCGACGGGCAAGGGCGAGCGCGTTGCTTTCAAGGTGCTGGAGGATGGACGCAAATTGCGTGTGTTCCGCTCCAGCGGTGAGGCGGTTGACGCCTGA
- the rpsD gene encoding 30S ribosomal protein S4: MARYIGPTCKLARREGADLSLKSPARALDSKCKLEQKPGQHGATARKGKLSDYATQLREKQKVKRIYGLLERQFRNYYKKASNRKGNTGENLLQLLETRLDNVIYRMGFAVTRAAARQLVSHRGVTVNGKIVNLPSYQVKAGDAIALAERAQKQLRVQEALTVAQQMDLSPSWIEVDAKKFAGVFKSVPDRADLPADINEALIVELYSK; the protein is encoded by the coding sequence ATGGCACGCTATATCGGTCCTACCTGTAAGCTCGCGCGCCGCGAAGGCGCCGACCTCAGCCTGAAGTCGCCGGCCCGCGCCCTCGACTCGAAGTGCAAGCTCGAGCAGAAGCCCGGCCAGCACGGCGCCACCGCCCGCAAGGGCAAGCTGTCCGACTACGCCACCCAGCTTCGCGAGAAGCAGAAGGTCAAGCGTATTTACGGCCTGCTGGAGCGTCAGTTCCGCAACTACTACAAGAAGGCTTCGAACCGGAAGGGCAACACCGGCGAGAACCTGCTGCAGCTTCTCGAGACGCGTCTCGACAACGTCATCTACCGCATGGGCTTTGCCGTGACGCGCGCTGCCGCGCGCCAGCTGGTCAGCCACCGCGGTGTCACCGTCAACGGCAAGATCGTCAATCTGCCGTCGTACCAGGTGAAGGCCGGTGATGCGATCGCTCTCGCCGAGCGCGCGCAGAAGCAGCTCCGTGTGCAGGAGGCCCTGACGGTCGCCCAGCAGATGGACCTGTCGCCGTCGTGGATCGAAGTCGACGCGAAGAAGTTCGCCGGCGTCTTCAAGTCGGTTCCGGACCGTGCAGACCTGCCGGCCGACATCAACGAAGCGCTCATCGTCGAGTTGTACTCGAAGTAA
- the rpoA gene encoding DNA-directed RNA polymerase subunit alpha yields the protein MTVTANQVLRPRGPQIERLTGNRAKVVIEPLERGYGHTLGNALRRVLLSSIPGFAITEVEIDGVLHEYTTVEGLEEDVLEVLLNLKDVAIRMHTGDSAMLSLNKSGPGVITAGDIRTDHNVEIINPEHVVAHLTKDTALNMRLKIERGYGYQPAAARRRPDEETRAIGRLMLDASFSPVRRVAYAVEAARVEQRTDLDKLVLDIETNGTIDAEEAVRTAADILTDQLSVFGDFTHRERGAAKPATGGVDPLLLRPIDDLELTVRSANCLKAENIYYVGDLIQKTEVELLKTPNLGKKSLTEIKEVLAQRGLALGMRLENWPPAGVASHGMMG from the coding sequence ATGACGGTTACCGCCAACCAGGTATTGCGCCCGCGTGGTCCCCAGATCGAGCGCCTGACCGGCAATCGCGCCAAGGTCGTGATCGAGCCGCTGGAGCGCGGCTACGGCCACACCCTCGGCAATGCGCTGCGCCGCGTCCTGCTTTCGTCGATCCCCGGGTTCGCAATTACCGAGGTGGAGATCGATGGCGTGCTCCACGAGTACACCACGGTCGAAGGCCTCGAAGAGGATGTGCTCGAGGTTCTGCTGAATCTCAAGGACGTCGCGATTCGCATGCACACGGGTGACAGCGCGATGCTGTCGCTCAACAAGTCGGGCCCGGGCGTCATCACCGCCGGTGACATCCGCACCGACCACAACGTCGAGATCATCAATCCGGAACACGTTGTCGCGCACCTGACCAAGGACACCGCGCTCAACATGCGTCTGAAGATCGAGCGTGGCTATGGCTACCAGCCGGCCGCCGCGCGTCGCCGTCCGGACGAGGAGACCCGCGCCATCGGTCGCCTGATGCTGGATGCGTCGTTCTCGCCGGTCCGTCGCGTTGCCTACGCTGTGGAAGCTGCGCGCGTCGAACAGCGCACCGACCTCGACAAGCTGGTGCTCGACATCGAAACCAACGGCACGATCGATGCCGAGGAAGCCGTCCGCACCGCGGCCGACATCCTCACCGACCAGCTGTCGGTGTTCGGCGACTTCACCCACCGCGAGCGCGGTGCGGCGAAGCCGGCGACCGGTGGCGTTGACCCGCTGCTGCTGCGTCCGATCGACGATCTCGAACTGACGGTGCGTTCGGCCAACTGCCTCAAGGCCGAGAACATCTACTACGTCGGCGACCTGATCCAGAAGACCGAAGTCGAGCTGCTCAAGACCCCGAACCTGGGCAAGAAGTCGCTCACCGAGATCAAGGAAGTGCTCGCGCAGCGCGGTCTTGCCCTCGGCATGCGTCTGGAGAACTGGCCGCCGGCCGGTGTCGCCTCGCACGGGATGATGGGCTGA
- the rplO gene encoding 50S ribosomal protein L15, whose product MRLNTLQPGEGARTEPKRVGRGIGSGLGKTCGRGHKGSFARSGKGKIKAGFEGGQMPMQRRLPKIGFRSTTAKESAEVLLYALDGLEAGEITITSLKEAGLVPPNAKKVKVVKKGDVTKAFTLKGVSATAGAKAALEAAGGSISE is encoded by the coding sequence ATGCGTCTCAACACTCTGCAGCCCGGTGAGGGCGCGCGTACCGAGCCCAAGCGCGTCGGTCGCGGTATCGGTTCCGGCCTGGGCAAGACCTGCGGCCGCGGCCACAAGGGCTCGTTCGCGCGCTCGGGCAAGGGCAAGATCAAGGCGGGCTTCGAAGGCGGTCAGATGCCGATGCAGCGTCGCCTGCCGAAGATCGGCTTCCGCTCGACGACGGCCAAGGAATCCGCCGAGGTGCTGCTGTACGCACTCGACGGTCTTGAAGCCGGCGAAATCACCATCACCTCGCTGAAGGAAGCGGGCCTCGTCCCGCCGAACGCGAAGAAGGTGAAGGTGGTGAAGAAGGGCGACGTCACCAAGGCCTTCACCCTCAAGGGTGTGTCGGCTACGGCTGGCGCGAAGGCGGCGCTCGAAGCCGCTGGCGGTTCGATCTCGGAGTAA